Sequence from the Methanosarcina siciliae T4/M genome:
CGTACCCGGAAAAATTCTTTTTTGTTGCGTTCCCTCCGAAAGTTAGAAAAAAGCACAGGAAACAAGCCTTATATAGGACAAAAGAATATGCAGTCTCAGGCATGGAAAAGTTCACTGAGGATCAGACAGGCTCTTTTTGCAGCTACCTTTCCGAAGGCTGCAGGTTCTGCCAGCAGGGCGCCAAAATGGTGCTCTTTGTAACAGGACTCTGCCCTAAAAGCTGTTTTTACTGCCCACTTTCGGACGAAAGGCGGGGAAAAGACCTGATTTTTGCAAACGAAAGACCCGTAAAAAGCGATGAGGATTTACTGAAGGAAGCCAGGCTTATGGACGCCCTCGGGACAGGAATTACCGGCGGAGAGCCTCTACTTAAGGTAGAGAGAGTCCTATACTACATCCGCCTGCTAAAGTCCTCTTTTGGAAAAGAGCACCATATTCATCTTTATACTTCCATGGCTCCGGACCGGGAAACCCTTGAAAAGTTAGCAGAGACAGGCCTTGACGAAATCCGCTTCCACCCTCCACAGGTTGTATGGGGAGAGATCAGGCACAGCCCCTATGCGGACGCCCTGAAAAATGCAAAAACCCTGGGCATGGAAACCGGAATCGAAATCCCTTCCCTTGAAGGGGCAGAGAAGGTCGCGGCTTTTGCAGAGGAAATGGGAATTTTCCTCAACCTGAACGAACTGGAATTTTCTGATAATAACTCCGATGCCCTTCTTGAAAAAGGATTTTCCCTGGAATCAGACACTTCCTGTGCTGCTGCCGGTTCCCATACGTATGCTGAAAAGGCTTTTCAGGCATGCAAACAGGTGCATTTCTGTTCCTCGACTTATAAGGACGCAGTCCAGCTACGCAAAAGGTTTCAGAGGATTGCAAAAAACACAGCAAGAGAATTTGATGAAATCACAGAAGACGGCACCCTTATCTACGGAGTCATCGACAGTGGATCCCAGAAGCTTGCAGAAGAAATCCTCAGGGATATTGAAGTTCCTGATGAACTTTTTGAAGTAAAAAAAGGAAAAATCGAGATCGCCTGGTGGGTACTTGAAGACCTTAAAGACGGGCTCAAAGAAGAACTCGAACCTCTAGGGACAAGGCTTTTCATAATTGAGAGGCATCCCTTTGAAGACGGACTGCTTGTAGAAATGATTCCTCTCTAAATTTTTTGCCCTGAAGAGACCTGCCTGGACTTTTGCCCTTCTTCTTATTAAAGAAAGATTGAGAGTCATTTCCAGTGGACCAATGAGATACAAAATTTTATAAAAGATAGGGTAATAGAGTTTAAGAGGTAACAATCTCCTCCCGGATTTGATCAGAGATGGGAGCTTCTGAATACTCAAATCCGTTTCATGTGGGGAAAACACGATAAATTGGAAAAAGGATCCTCATGCCATATCCTGTTGTACATGTACTGTTTTTTTGGTTTTGCATCAGCGCTGTAGCCGTATATGCCATAACAAAAGCGATCTCCCGCAGAGAGCTCTCACTAAAAGACACAAAGAAGCTACTGTTACTGATGTTTGTTG
This genomic interval carries:
- a CDS encoding radical SAM protein, which codes for MEKFTEDQTGSFCSYLSEGCRFCQQGAKMVLFVTGLCPKSCFYCPLSDERRGKDLIFANERPVKSDEDLLKEARLMDALGTGITGGEPLLKVERVLYYIRLLKSSFGKEHHIHLYTSMAPDRETLEKLAETGLDEIRFHPPQVVWGEIRHSPYADALKNAKTLGMETGIEIPSLEGAEKVAAFAEEMGIFLNLNELEFSDNNSDALLEKGFSLESDTSCAAAGSHTYAEKAFQACKQVHFCSSTYKDAVQLRKRFQRIAKNTAREFDEITEDGTLIYGVIDSGSQKLAEEILRDIEVPDELFEVKKGKIEIAWWVLEDLKDGLKEELEPLGTRLFIIERHPFEDGLLVEMIPL